A part of Olleya sp. Bg11-27 genomic DNA contains:
- a CDS encoding ferrous iron transport protein A, translating to MSHTLDTLKRGERAIIIDVSSHLIPLKLLEMGCLPGNTVELVQVAPFSDPLYLNINGSHLAIRKETAIHIIIEKEVL from the coding sequence TTGAGCCATACATTAGACACATTAAAAAGAGGAGAACGCGCTATAATAATAGACGTATCTTCCCATTTGATCCCACTAAAGCTCCTAGAAATGGGATGTTTACCAGGTAATACTGTCGAGTTGGTGCAAGTTGCTCCATTTTCGGATCCATTATATCTTAACATAAACGGGAGTCATTTAGCGATTAGAAAAGAAACTGCCATTCATATCATTATTGAAAAAGAGGTTTTATGA
- a CDS encoding SCO family protein produces MLSFFKDYKWFAIVFSIISIIIMSIFYNILKVEKPLPIYQPAMVNTELVDSTIQHKINYHKIADFSLTNQNGKTITQADYKGKIYVADFFFTTCQTICPTMTGNMATIQDEIINDEDVMLLSYSVTPDIDTVAQLKRYAIEKGVNDKKWNLVTGDKGEIYRLARKSYLAVKDDGMPDDYGMVHTENFMLIDKKSQIRGYYDGTKKEDIKTLLKDIKKLKKEYKE; encoded by the coding sequence ATGTTGTCGTTTTTTAAAGATTATAAATGGTTTGCTATTGTATTCAGTATAATTTCAATCATAATAATGTCTATTTTTTATAATATTTTAAAAGTAGAAAAACCCTTACCTATTTACCAGCCCGCAATGGTTAACACAGAATTGGTTGACAGCACTATTCAACATAAAATAAACTATCATAAAATCGCCGATTTTAGTTTAACCAATCAAAACGGAAAAACCATTACCCAAGCCGATTATAAAGGAAAAATATACGTTGCCGACTTCTTTTTTACGACTTGTCAAACTATCTGTCCTACTATGACTGGTAATATGGCAACAATCCAAGATGAAATTATCAATGACGAAGATGTGATGTTGCTATCCTACTCCGTAACTCCGGATATTGACACTGTAGCGCAATTAAAACGTTATGCTATTGAAAAAGGCGTTAATGATAAAAAATGGAATTTGGTCACTGGAGATAAGGGCGAAATTTACAGACTTGCCAGAAAAAGCTACTTAGCAGTGAAAGATGACGGGATGCCTGACGACTATGGAATGGTACATACCGAGAATTTTATGCTCATCGACAAGAAAAGCCAAATTAGAGGATATTATGATGGCACAAAAAAAGAAGATATTAAAACACTTTTAAAGGATATTAAAAAGTTAAAAAAAGAATACAAAGAGTAG
- the rseP gene encoding RIP metalloprotease RseP has product MEFIIKIGQFLLSLSLLIVLHELGHFIPAKLFKTKVEKFYLFFDVKFSLFKKKIGETVYGIGWLPLGGYVKIAGMIDESMDKDQMALPPQPWEFRSKPAWQRLIIMLGGVFVNFVLAYVIYVVMSFTYGDTDITASSMKDGYWIDNPLLNDIGFKTGDKIIAVDGVKVNSHLDVVKNLIKTEKYTIDRKGETVNIDLPVDFLGQLSSRKVKGSLFKLRFPFMVGEVSDTMANKGVALKEGDILLSVNNADLRYYDELASRLANYKNQTVATTFLRGKEKINIDLKVDNNGKFGIAPAEDGKRFDELGYYDKTLKEYTFLESFGGGKDKFVAQVSGYFDQLAKIFSPSTGAYKGVGGFKAIYDVFPGTWIWQNFWGLTAFLSIMLGVLNLLPIPALDGGHVVFLLFEIISGRQPSEKFLEKAQVVGFFILIALVLFANGNDIFKAIFN; this is encoded by the coding sequence ATGGAGTTTATTATAAAAATTGGACAGTTTTTGTTAAGTCTGTCATTATTAATTGTTTTACATGAGTTAGGACATTTTATTCCTGCCAAATTATTTAAAACTAAAGTTGAAAAATTCTACTTATTTTTTGATGTAAAATTTTCATTATTTAAAAAGAAAATAGGAGAAACCGTTTATGGTATTGGTTGGTTGCCTCTTGGTGGTTATGTTAAAATTGCTGGGATGATTGACGAAAGTATGGATAAGGATCAGATGGCTTTGCCTCCTCAACCTTGGGAGTTTAGATCAAAACCAGCTTGGCAACGTCTAATTATTATGTTGGGTGGTGTTTTTGTAAATTTTGTTCTAGCCTATGTAATATATGTCGTTATGTCTTTTACTTATGGGGATACAGATATTACTGCGTCTAGTATGAAGGATGGGTATTGGATTGATAACCCTTTGCTAAATGATATAGGTTTTAAGACAGGTGATAAAATTATCGCTGTGGATGGTGTTAAGGTGAATAGCCATTTAGATGTCGTTAAAAATTTAATTAAAACAGAAAAGTATACTATCGATAGAAAGGGTGAGACGGTTAATATCGATTTACCTGTCGATTTCCTTGGCCAGTTATCGTCAAGAAAAGTAAAGGGAAGTCTTTTTAAATTAAGATTTCCGTTTATGGTAGGAGAGGTTTCTGATACTATGGCTAATAAAGGTGTGGCATTAAAAGAAGGCGATATCTTGCTATCTGTTAATAATGCAGACTTGAGATATTATGACGAATTAGCATCTAGATTAGCAAACTATAAAAATCAAACAGTTGCTACGACGTTTTTAAGAGGTAAAGAAAAGATTAATATAGATCTAAAGGTTGATAATAATGGAAAGTTTGGAATAGCGCCAGCTGAAGATGGTAAACGCTTTGATGAGTTAGGATACTACGATAAAACACTTAAAGAATATACGTTCTTAGAAAGTTTTGGTGGTGGTAAAGATAAGTTTGTAGCGCAAGTCAGTGGTTATTTTGATCAATTGGCTAAAATTTTTAGTCCGAGTACAGGAGCCTATAAAGGTGTTGGTGGTTTTAAAGCTATTTACGATGTTTTTCCTGGAACTTGGATTTGGCAAAACTTTTGGGGTTTAACAGCATTTTTGTCTATTATGTTAGGAGTTCTTAATTTATTACCGATTCCTGCTTTAGATGGAGGGCATGTTGTGTTTTTATTGTTCGAAATTATATCAGGACGTCAACCAAGTGAAAAGTTTTTAGAGAAAGCTCAAGTTGTTGGATTCTTCATTTTGATAGCGTTAGTGCTATTTGCGAACGGTAATGATATCTTTAAAGCAATATTTAATTAA